A window of the Vigna angularis cultivar LongXiaoDou No.4 chromosome 3, ASM1680809v1, whole genome shotgun sequence genome harbors these coding sequences:
- the LOC108325454 gene encoding B3 domain-containing protein At2g36080, protein MSINHYSMDLPETTLWWPQQQHHQQQPILMEATPNPSSTSWPSADPLGLNLNHQNDDVEEDEEEEDQTTTTTQQEETEDEKEPMFEKPLTPSDVGKLNRLVIPKQHAEKYFPLSGGGGGDSGECKGLLLSFEDESGKCWRFRYSYWNSSQSYVLTKGWSRYVKDKRLDAGDVVLFERHRADAHRLFIGWRRRRHGDTSPVHVSGRAVGHGKSGDGSSKNEGGGATGVGLGWTRGFYSAHPYPTHQQQLHNHQPLPYQYDCLHAGRGSQGQRERSIAEGNSPSSSSSSRVLRLFGVNMECQTEHDSGPSTPQSSYNTTNMPSTQGTQNHHHFYHRHQPYYYY, encoded by the exons ATGTCGATAAACCACTACTCCATGGACCTTCCCGAAACAACACTGTGGTGGCCCCAACAACAGCATCATCAGCAGCAACCCATCTTAATGGAAGCAACCCCGAATCCCTCCTCCACTTCCTGGCCCTCCGCAGACCCTCTGGGTCTCAACCTCAACCACCAAAACGACGACGtcgaagaagacgaagaagaagaggacCAAACAACAACCACTACACAGCAAGAGGAAACGGAAGACGAGAAGGAACCCATGTTCGAGAAGCCTCTAACTCCCAGCGACGTGGGGAAGCTCAACCGCCTCGTAATCCCCAAGCAGCACGCCGAGAAGTACTTCCCTCTCAGCGGTGGCGGTGGCGGCGACTCGGGCGAGTGCAAGGGGCTCCTATTGAGTTTCGAGGACGAGTCGGGTAAGTGCTGGCGGTTTCGCTACTCCTACTGGAACAGCAGCCAGAGCTACGTGCTCACCAAAGGGTGGAGCCGCTACGTCAAGGACAAGCGCCTCGACGCCGGCGACGTTGTCTTGTTCGAGCGCCACCGCGCCGACGCCCACCGCCTATTCATCGGATGGAGACGCCGGCGACACGGCGACACATCGCCGGTGCACGTTAGCGGCAGGGCGGTGGGGCACGGGAAGAGTGGCGACGGGAGTAGTAAGAATGAGGGTGGCGGCGCCACTGGTGTTGGTTTGGGATGGACCAGAGGATTCTATTCTGCGCATCCTTATCCTACGCATCAGCAGCAGCTGCATAATCATCAGCCCTTGCCATACCAATATGACTGTCTTCATGCAG GAAGAGGGTCCCAAGGTCAGAGAGAAAGGAGCATAGCAGAGGGGAACAGTCCCAGTTCAAGTTCGAGTTCAAGGGTACTTAGGCTTTTTGGGGTGAACATGGAATGCCAAACTGAACATGATTCTGGACCCTCCACACCCCAATCTTCCTACAATACTACCAACATGCCCTCCACACAGGGCACACAAAACCATCACCATTTCTACCATCGTCACCAACCATACTACTACTACTag